In Deltaproteobacteria bacterium, the DNA window CGGACTTGGCCATCATGGCGGAGGCATCTTTCCCTGTGAAGAATTTCAGAAACCGCCAGGATTCATCGGGGTTTTGCGTATTCTTGGCTATGACCCAGGGATTGAATCCACCCACGATCAGGGCTCTCGGCTCTTTCCCGGGCCACTTGGGCACAGGACCTACATCCCAGTCAAAGGCAAGACTCTCCCTGAACCCGGTTACGTCCCCGCGCATAAGCAACACCATGGCCACTTTCTGGGCTGCCCATACGTTCTGATCGGCCCGGAACTCCGGAGGCGGAACGACCTTGGACTTCACGATAAGGTCGTAAAGGAGCTGAATCACGGCCCTTCCTTCAGGCGTGTTGAAGGTACACTTGCTGTTGTCCTGGTTGAGGATCGTGGCGCCGCTCTGGCCTGCCAGAAGTTCGATCACTCCCATCTTGACCTTGACATAGACCCCGTACTGATCTATGAAGCCGTCGCCGTCGAAATCCCTGGTGAGCTTCTTTGCCGTCTCGAGCAGGGTATCCCACGTCCAGGACCGGTCGGGATAGGAAAGGCCGGCCTTGTCGAACAGGCCCCGGTTGTAGTAGAGCGCCCACCCCACAATATCGACGGGCAGTCCGCAGAGACTGCCGTCACTGGCCCGGCACCCCATCAGAGCCTCGGGGTAGAAATCATCGAGGTCGATCTCGTCCCTGTCTCTCTCGACATACTTGTCCAGAGCGAGGAGAGCCTTCTTCTCCATGAACTGCGGGAAATAGCTGTTGGCAAGACGCATAACGTCGAGCTTGCTTCCGGCTGCAACCATGGTGAGAATCTTCCTGTGGTAAGCGCTCCATGGAAGCATCATGAGTTCGACGGTAATATCCGGGTTTCTCTTCTCGAACTCGTCCACCACCTGCTTGTACACCTCGTTGGAGGAAGGAGACCCCCACACGGTAAACCTGATCGTCTTCTTTTCGGCCGCCTTCTCCTCTCTCTGACAGCCTGCGAGCATAGAAAAGACAAAGAAAAAAGCCATGAAAAGAGGTAGAGAAATCAATCCACCCGGTCTCTTTTTCATTGAATAATCCTCCCCGTCTCCTTGTCAAAGATATGAATGCGATCCATATCGATATGGATGTCCAAGTCGGAACCATGTCTGGCCGAGGTCTTGGGAGTTAGCTTTCCCACCATGGATACCTCTCCGATATGGAAGTAAACGATCATCTCCGAACCCATGGGTTCGACAAAATCGACATGGGCGGTAAAGCAATTTTCCTCTACGGCCTCGGGAAAGTACATTCTATCCTGGATATGTTCGGGCCGGATTCCGAAAATCACTTCCCTGTTCACCAGTCCCTCAAACTGTGCAGAACGGCTCTCCGGGATTCTGGCCTCGAAACCTGCGGTATCGATGTACAGAGCCCCGTCACGACGGACGATTCTGCTTTCCATAAGATTCATGCTCGGACTGCCGACAAAACCCGCCACGAAGAGGTTGCTGGGCGTATCGTAGATCTCCATGGGAGTGCCGACCTGCTGGATCCTGCCCTCCTTCATCACGACGATCCGATCCCCCATGGTCATGGCCTCCACCTGGTCATGTGTAACATAGATCATAGTAGCTCCCAGCCGGTTGTGGAGCTTGGTGATCTCCATTCTCATGTGAAGTCTCAGCTTCGCGTCCAGGTTGGAAAGGGGCTCGTCGAAGAGAAAAACCTCCGGTTTTCTCACGATGGCACGACCCACTGCCACCCTCTGCCGCTGGCCTCCGGACAGATGCTTCGGCTTTCGGTCGAGGAGCCCTTCGATCCCCAGTATCCTCGCCGCTTCCGTCACCCTTCGGTCGATCTCCTCCTTGGGGAATTTCCGCCTCTTCAATGCGAAGGCCAAGTTGGTGTAGACGTCCATGTGAGGGTATAGGGCGTAGTTCTGAAAGACCATTGCGATGTTTCTTTCCTTTGGCGGTAGATCGTTCACCAGGCGGTCGCCGATAAATACGTTTCCCTCGGTGATCTCCTCCAGGCCTGCAACCATCCTCAAGGTCGTAGACTTCCCGCATCCGGACGGCCCCACAAGGACCACGAACTCCTGATCCCTGACTTCCAGGTTGAAATCAGAGACCGCCAAGGTCTGATCGAATCTCTTTGTTACGTGCTCGAGAAGCACTCTCGACATGGATCTTCATCCCCCCAGAACCGCCGTCACCCGGCCGCTAGGATCGCACGCGGGGCACCACTCTCCCATAGATCTTCTCCCTGCGGAAACCGAAGCCGTACAGAAACTCCTTGACCGCCGGAACCAACCCGGCGGAGTTGGCCGGGCGGCACCAGAAAAAGACGAATCGGCTGACTTTTTCGACGAAGACAAAAAACCTGTTCGGTGGAAGCCTGATCAGCAGCCTCACCAGCGGCAGGAGGGCAGGGATCTGGGCGGTAAGTGCGAACAGCTTCTGAAGATTCTCGATCCGCTCCCTATCCTTGAGCCTCAGGGGGATCCCCTTGAAAGAGTCGGCGTATTCGTAGCTGATTTTGGGTGTCTCGATATATCCTTCGTCCAAGGCATACTGCCCCAGACGGGTTCTGGGAAAGGGAAGGTAGATGAAGGCGAATGTGTGCTGCGGCCTGAGTCTTATGTTGAATTCCAAGGTCTGGAATGCCATCTCCAGGGTCTCCCCGGGCAACCCGAGCATGTTCGACGTACTGAATTGGATGTGGTACCGGTGGAGAAGATCACTGGTGCGCAAAAACGCCTCATCGGTTATCTTCTTGTTCAATACGCTGTTGCGGTATGCCTCGTTACCAGATTCCAGGCCGAGTTTGACCCAGCTACAGCCGCTCTCCTTGAGGGCTCTCACCGTCTCCTCATCGGTCAAATCAGCTCTCAGGCTGCACCGAAACGGAAGGTGGATCTTTCTGCTGTAGAGATCCAGAAAGGCGAGAAGCCATCCCTTGTTTATGTTGAAGGTTCCATCCCAAAAAAGCACGATCTTTGTCCGGTACCTCTGCCGAACCTCCTCGATCTCCCTCACCACATTCTCAGGACTACGGTTCCTGTACCGCGGGGGGCGGGGGTGCATGGCCCTCCAGGCGTGGTTAAAGCAGAAGGAGCAGTCAAAGGGACACTCCCGGAGGGTAATAAAGTGTCTCGTGGGATTCTTGACAATAACCTTATAGTCCTCGTAGATCTCCCGGTCCGGAAAGGGAAACCCATCGAAATCGCCGATCAGAGGTCTCTGGGGGTTCCTTTCGATCCTCCCATCCACCTTGATCCAGAGATTCTCGATACCCTCCACGGACCGGCCGCCGTCAATCCGGCTGAGAATCTCTGCCATGGGAAACTCTCCCTGTCCCCGGCAGACAATGTCCACATCCGGATGCTCAATGATCTCGGGGTAGAATGTGGGATGAGGGCCACCGAAAACAACCAGGGGGCGGTGGGGGCCGACTTTATGAACGATGCGAGCAAAACCGAGCAGCTTGTCCTCCAGCCCTGTCGTGCAGGTGAATCCCACCACGTCAGGGCGTTCGCTTTTCAAACGGGCGAGGAATTCATCTCCCCTACCCGGGATGAAGACCCCCGTCTGGTGCCCTTCCCTCTTCACAAAGGAGGAGATGGACATGACACCGAGCAGCTCCATCATCTCATGCTGCACAAAAAGAACCCTGGCCACCCTCCTCACCCGCCTCTTTCTCACAATGTTCCAGCATACAAGAGATCCACACGCGTAAGCCGAACCCCCCTTCGAGCCCGACCTTCTCACATGGGAAAAATCCATCAATCCACAATAAGGGGGAAAAAGATCTGTACGGAACTCAAAAAGCTATTCTATCAATCTGCGGTTTCTCGTGTCAATCGAAGGCCCTCTTGGCTTCTTCCACTTCCCGACTAAAGATTCTTGCGAGTTGGGGACTCTGCGGCACCCTGCGGCTTACGCAGTGTCGCTCGGAGATGACGGTGTTTTCCAAGAGCGGGGAAACTCCAGGAGTCTATCGATGGGAGGTCGCTTTTGACCTTGCCTCGAGGAGATCCTCCCGGCCGCTCCAATCCGCCGGGAGAACTCCTCTCCAAACAGAACGCCACCCTTCTATGGAATCGCCTTGTGGCTAATCGCAGAGAGAGCTTCCCACAGTTGGTCCGGGGCCGTACATTCCAGAAGCCTCTCCCTGGCCTCACTCGCCTGAAGTGACTCTATGAGTCCTGACAACAGCTGGAGATAGAAGGCACTTGCCGCCGAAGGAATCACTATGAAAAAGATTATCCGCGTCAGCCCGCCGTCCGGCGCTCCGAAGTCGAGCCCCTCTCTCTTGAGACCCACCGAAAAGGTGAGACCTCCGCCTTCCACCCCACGCACGTGGGGGAAGGCCAGGCCGTGATTGACAGCCGTGGAAATGATGGCCTCCCTTTCCAGAGCGGCATGGAGAAGTCCATCCGGATTCTCCACAAACCCCTTTCTCGCCATCAGGCCTATGAGCTCTGAGAGGGCCTCGTTCCTTGTCTTTGCCTTCAACCTCGGGCACATGAGCGACTTGTCCGAAAAGCGGGCAATCCCGGATCTGAGCCTTCCCATCGACCTCACACTTCTGACCTGCCGCGGAGCTCCCGGACGGCTATAGAGTATCCGAGAGCAACTCGGACACTGGTAGATTTCATCACCTCTCTCGATGGCATAGGTCCTGGAGGTGGGAAGAGCCATGCCGCAGGCGGAACAGACGCCGTCCACAACAGGCACGACCACGGCCGGATCGCGCTTTCTCAGGCGGCGGCAGAGAGAAGCCACAGTGGAGGGGAGATCCTCGAGAAGGTCGTGTATCGCCTTCTCGATCTCTTCGGGCTGAGTCTCCGGGTTTAGTGATTGTTGTTCGGATTCGGCGAAATAGAGTTCCTGGAGTTGTATCAACTGGTTCAAGACTCTTTTCATGGAGCATTGCCTTTGTTGAAACGACGGGGTGGACTCACATCCATAGAATCAGCAGGAATTCGAGAGCAGTACGGGGGAGAAGCCCCCTTGACGGTTGATTCCATCAAAGCCCATGCCAACTTCACCAAGCCGTCCTGACATGCCCTCTCCGTCCCCCCAAAAGCCAATGCCTGCCCCTTCAACGCTCACCACGCGCTCTCCGGACAGTCTTCAGGACAGAGAACAGAGGTCCCTCTTCCCTCGTAACAGGGCTTTCACCCAAAACCTCGGCTGAAAAAAGACCTCTTCCACAAGAGTGACCCAAACCCGGCCCTCGACCCGGCCGAGAGTCGTCCACCGGGTTAACTGCAAGCTCTGGATTAGCCTCTCTGCCCCGGGATGGAACACCGATTGGGCTGTCCCGCGACCCCAGGCCGGAGGTCTGGGGCAGGACCCAAGTTGACACCGGCTATGGAAACCGGAGCTTTCACGACACGGATCAGGGAGATGAAAGATACGGGGGAAAACACCCCTTGAGATCCTCACTGGGAATCCCTATCAGAATCGCCTTCCACAGTTGAGGCATTTCCACTGGCGAACAAGCCGCTTGATGACACCGTCCCAGGAATAGTCCAGATCGACAAATCCGCCGCATTTGTCGCACCTTTCCGGTCTTCGACTGAGGAGGTCCTCCATGGCCTGTCTTTTCTCCATCGCTTCCCTTTTCCGCTCATACGCTTCCGCAAAGTCGATGATTTTGACCTTCATCTGTCGAGCCACTTCATAAGAACTGCGAAGAACCGATGATTGATCCCTCGGCACAACTTATTATACTAGCCGCTCCTCCGAATTGTAAACAGTATTCTTCGTCTCTTCCGTGCAGCGATGCCACCGCCGGCCGACAAACCGCCCTCCCGTGCCCTCCGATCAGCACCGTCGGCTCCACGACTTGGGACTATTCGTCCCCCCCGGCACCGACGCTTATCACCTCATACTCCTTCAGACCGCCAGGAGCCTGAACCATTGCCACATCACCCGGCTCCTTTCCCATGAGGGCCCTCCCGATAGGGGAGGTAACCGATATCTTCTTTTTCTTGATATCCGCCTCATAGGGTCCCACAAGCTGGTATCGCACTCTCTCGCCAGTCTCCAGGTTCTCCAGAGAGACGAATGAACCAAAAACCGCC includes these proteins:
- a CDS encoding sugar ABC transporter substrate-binding protein — encoded protein: MKKRPGGLISLPLFMAFFFVFSMLAGCQREEKAAEKKTIRFTVWGSPSSNEVYKQVVDEFEKRNPDITVELMMLPWSAYHRKILTMVAAGSKLDVMRLANSYFPQFMEKKALLALDKYVERDRDEIDLDDFYPEALMGCRASDGSLCGLPVDIVGWALYYNRGLFDKAGLSYPDRSWTWDTLLETAKKLTRDFDGDGFIDQYGVYVKVKMGVIELLAGQSGATILNQDNSKCTFNTPEGRAVIQLLYDLIVKSKVVPPPEFRADQNVWAAQKVAMVLLMRGDVTGFRESLAFDWDVGPVPKWPGKEPRALIVGGFNPWVIAKNTQNPDESWRFLKFFTGKDASAMMAKSGRFVPARRSVAESPVFLNTSPPEHNVYFLDLIRTPNKVFVPRFPRYKALQKVFKTNFQYLQEGKFGVDECVARIEQDVNGLIEELKKEREESAP
- the ugpC gene encoding sn-glycerol-3-phosphate ABC transporter ATP-binding protein UgpC → MSRVLLEHVTKRFDQTLAVSDFNLEVRDQEFVVLVGPSGCGKSTTLRMVAGLEEITEGNVFIGDRLVNDLPPKERNIAMVFQNYALYPHMDVYTNLAFALKRRKFPKEEIDRRVTEAARILGIEGLLDRKPKHLSGGQRQRVAVGRAIVRKPEVFLFDEPLSNLDAKLRLHMRMEITKLHNRLGATMIYVTHDQVEAMTMGDRIVVMKEGRIQQVGTPMEIYDTPSNLFVAGFVGSPSMNLMESRIVRRDGALYIDTAGFEARIPESRSAQFEGLVNREVIFGIRPEHIQDRMYFPEAVEENCFTAHVDFVEPMGSEMIVYFHIGEVSMVGKLTPKTSARHGSDLDIHIDMDRIHIFDKETGRIIQ
- a CDS encoding radical SAM protein; the encoded protein is MARVLFVQHEMMELLGVMSISSFVKREGHQTGVFIPGRGDEFLARLKSERPDVVGFTCTTGLEDKLLGFARIVHKVGPHRPLVVFGGPHPTFYPEIIEHPDVDIVCRGQGEFPMAEILSRIDGGRSVEGIENLWIKVDGRIERNPQRPLIGDFDGFPFPDREIYEDYKVIVKNPTRHFITLRECPFDCSFCFNHAWRAMHPRPPRYRNRSPENVVREIEEVRQRYRTKIVLFWDGTFNINKGWLLAFLDLYSRKIHLPFRCSLRADLTDEETVRALKESGCSWVKLGLESGNEAYRNSVLNKKITDEAFLRTSDLLHRYHIQFSTSNMLGLPGETLEMAFQTLEFNIRLRPQHTFAFIYLPFPRTRLGQYALDEGYIETPKISYEYADSFKGIPLRLKDRERIENLQKLFALTAQIPALLPLVRLLIRLPPNRFFVFVEKVSRFVFFWCRPANSAGLVPAVKEFLYGFGFRREKIYGRVVPRVRS
- a CDS encoding PTS sugar transporter subunit IIA, with the translated sequence MKRVLNQLIQLQELYFAESEQQSLNPETQPEEIEKAIHDLLEDLPSTVASLCRRLRKRDPAVVVPVVDGVCSACGMALPTSRTYAIERGDEIYQCPSCSRILYSRPGAPRQVRSVRSMGRLRSGIARFSDKSLMCPRLKAKTRNEALSELIGLMARKGFVENPDGLLHAALEREAIISTAVNHGLAFPHVRGVEGGGLTFSVGLKREGLDFGAPDGGLTRIIFFIVIPSAASAFYLQLLSGLIESLQASEARERLLECTAPDQLWEALSAISHKAIP